From a region of the Nonlabens sp. Hel1_33_55 genome:
- a CDS encoding type IX secretion system membrane protein PorP/SprF has protein sequence MKKLLIGLIVFAFAKAVTAQQDPQYSQYMYNPLVVNPAYAGSRGVTSIVGLHRSQWVGLDGAPRTQTLSIHSPIQNSRIGLGLSVVNDALGPTDETYFAADFSYTIPVSYDGNLSLGLKGGAHVLNVDFQQLNALDPDILLQNNIDNKVSPTVGVGAYYHTDKFYVGLSTPNLLKTEHFDPSNNNNSSTAIASERIHYFATAGYVFDLNDNIKFKPTTLVKAVAGSPLQVDVTANFLINEKLTLGAAYRWSAAVTGLVGFQVSDQMMIGFAYDRETTELGNSTYNDGSYELFLRFELFNSYDKLITPRFF, from the coding sequence ATGAAGAAATTGTTAATAGGTTTGATTGTTTTCGCTTTCGCGAAAGCGGTAACAGCACAACAAGATCCACAGTATAGTCAATATATGTATAACCCATTAGTGGTTAACCCTGCTTATGCGGGTAGTCGTGGTGTGACAAGTATTGTAGGCTTGCACCGTAGTCAATGGGTTGGTCTGGATGGAGCGCCTAGAACGCAAACATTATCTATTCATTCTCCTATTCAAAACAGTCGTATTGGATTAGGTCTGAGCGTTGTAAATGATGCTTTGGGACCTACTGACGAGACTTATTTTGCAGCTGACTTTAGTTATACCATCCCGGTAAGTTATGATGGTAATTTGAGTTTGGGATTAAAAGGTGGTGCTCATGTTCTCAATGTTGACTTTCAACAATTAAATGCTTTGGACCCAGATATTTTGTTACAAAACAACATTGATAACAAGGTATCGCCCACGGTTGGAGTAGGAGCATATTACCATACGGATAAGTTTTATGTAGGATTAAGTACACCAAATTTGCTTAAAACCGAACATTTTGACCCTTCTAACAATAATAATAGCTCAACAGCCATAGCATCCGAACGAATTCACTATTTTGCGACCGCTGGATACGTCTTTGATCTTAATGATAATATTAAGTTCAAACCTACTACACTTGTCAAAGCTGTAGCTGGTTCACCCCTACAAGTTGACGTCACGGCAAATTTTTTAATCAATGAGAAATTAACTTTGGGAGCTGCCTATAGATGGAGTGCTGCTGTTACAGGACTTGTTGGATTTCAAGTAAGTGATCAAATGATGATAGGCTTTGCCTATGATAGGGAAACGACTGAATTGGGAAATTCAACTTATAACGATGGTAGTTACGAACTCTTTCTTAGATTTGAACTGTTCAATAGTTATGACAAGTTGATCACACCACGATTCTTCTAA
- a CDS encoding OmpA family protein — translation MMKKLFIVLIALMATNGVAQERKVNKAGKEYTNLAFIDAQELYLRIVKNGYSSPEILAKLGDTYYFNDDLQESYNWYSQLFEKYSDNIKPEYYFRYAQSLKSVRRYDEADVLMAKFNTFKGYDSRADNYSKQPDYLQIIDFQSGRFEVENAREINSFTADFGPSFYDDQNQVVFATARDTGSFIKRVHEWNEQAFLQLYTSDADSDGKLDNARNLSSALNTKWHESTPGFTTDGETVYFTRNNSEKGRLRQDVDGLTKLKIFKSTRKGNSWTNAVEVSFNSDEYSTAHPALTPDGKKLFFVSDMPGSIGYDPEEEFTRSDIWVADVALDGTLSEPRNVESINTNGRESFPFVSKNNVLYFASTGHQGLGGLDVFASTINADGSMSEVINIGKPVNTPYDDFSFIVDDDTNLGYFSSNRPGGKGDDDIYRFKQMEQLRNMCEILLTGTVTDAQTDEPLEGALVSIMDSNNNQIDQITTRANGKYVFKLECDKQYFVRAAKEDYTPDEELFTTPATSDFIDIPLELSNSKIPVLECDDLAKILDIEQIYFDFDKSNIRSDAAAELAKIQAFLELYPQTKIEIRSHTDSRANDAYNDALSERRAQSTRSWLIDKGIDANRITAKGYGERQLVNRCSNGVSCTPAEHQLNRRSEFIVSGLENYTDCE, via the coding sequence ATGATGAAAAAATTATTTATTGTTTTAATAGCGTTAATGGCGACCAATGGTGTGGCTCAAGAACGTAAAGTTAATAAAGCAGGAAAGGAATATACCAATCTCGCTTTTATTGATGCTCAAGAACTGTACTTGAGAATTGTGAAGAACGGCTATTCTAGTCCTGAAATATTGGCTAAGTTGGGTGACACTTATTACTTTAATGACGACTTGCAAGAAAGTTACAATTGGTATAGTCAACTATTTGAAAAATACAGTGATAACATCAAGCCAGAATATTATTTTAGATATGCACAATCGCTAAAATCGGTAAGAAGATATGATGAAGCAGATGTGTTGATGGCAAAATTCAATACGTTTAAAGGTTATGATAGTCGTGCAGATAATTATTCCAAACAACCTGATTACCTTCAAATCATTGATTTCCAGTCTGGTCGTTTTGAGGTAGAAAACGCAAGAGAGATCAATTCATTTACAGCAGATTTTGGACCATCTTTTTATGATGATCAAAACCAAGTTGTATTTGCCACTGCGAGAGATACAGGTTCTTTTATTAAGAGAGTTCATGAATGGAACGAACAGGCATTTTTGCAATTGTACACATCAGATGCAGATAGTGACGGTAAATTAGATAACGCTCGCAATTTAAGTTCTGCACTCAACACAAAATGGCATGAAAGCACACCAGGTTTTACAACTGATGGTGAGACCGTTTATTTTACCAGAAACAACTCTGAGAAAGGAAGATTGAGACAAGATGTTGATGGATTGACTAAACTTAAGATTTTCAAATCCACTCGTAAAGGAAACAGTTGGACCAATGCAGTTGAAGTAAGTTTCAATAGCGATGAATACAGTACGGCACATCCAGCATTGACTCCAGATGGTAAAAAGTTATTCTTTGTAAGTGACATGCCAGGCAGTATAGGTTATGATCCAGAAGAAGAATTTACTAGATCAGATATATGGGTTGCAGATGTTGCTTTAGATGGTACACTTAGTGAACCTCGCAATGTGGAGAGCATCAATACTAATGGACGTGAATCATTTCCTTTTGTTAGTAAAAATAACGTACTCTATTTTGCAAGTACAGGTCATCAAGGACTTGGTGGCTTGGATGTCTTTGCGAGCACCATCAATGCAGATGGAAGTATGAGTGAGGTGATTAATATAGGTAAGCCCGTTAATACTCCTTACGATGATTTTAGTTTTATCGTTGATGATGATACTAATCTTGGATACTTTAGCTCCAATCGTCCAGGTGGTAAAGGTGATGATGATATCTATAGATTCAAGCAGATGGAGCAGCTGCGCAATATGTGTGAGATTCTACTCACTGGAACAGTAACTGATGCTCAAACTGATGAGCCATTAGAAGGTGCTCTAGTTAGCATTATGGATTCCAATAATAATCAAATTGACCAAATCACAACCCGTGCGAACGGTAAGTATGTTTTCAAGCTTGAATGTGATAAGCAATATTTTGTAAGAGCTGCTAAGGAAGATTATACTCCAGATGAAGAATTGTTCACTACACCAGCTACAAGTGACTTTATTGATATTCCATTAGAGCTTTCGAATTCTAAGATTCCAGTATTGGAATGTGATGACTTGGCAAAAATTCTTGATATCGAGCAGATCTATTTTGATTTTGATAAATCAAATATTAGAAGCGACGCGGCTGCAGAGCTGGCTAAAATTCAGGCATTCTTAGAATTGTATCCTCAAACAAAAATTGAGATTCGATCCCACACAGATAGCCGTGCAAACGATGCCTATAATGATGCATTATCAGAGCGCAGAGCTCAAAGCACTAGAAGCTGGCTTATCGATAAAGGTATCGATGCCAACCGCATCACTGCCAAAGGTTATGGAGAGCGTCAGCTAGTGAACAGATGTTCTAACGGCGTGAGCTGTACACCAGCAGAACACCAACTTAACCGTAGATCTGAATTTATCGTTTCAGGACTAGAGAATTATACGGACTGTGAATAA
- a CDS encoding alpha/beta hydrolase, whose product MKKFLLLFLVPCFVMAQDAFKMEKRDAEVNPTTLDLNEFIKGTLLIPETTEPVPLVLLFTGSGPNDRNGNSMMTRNDSHKQLANVLLENNIASYRYDKRSFTLVKERKPTDDISFDDFVTDAQTVVANFTDDQRFSKIILAGHSQGSLVAMLAIDENVDGFVSIAGPADPIDEIIVQQIAAQAPGLDKEAAAVFAQMKTQDSVVTKVNPYLTSIVGPGIQPFMKSWMVYNPKVLISDLNIPVLIINGNRDRQVDPSQAKILHEALPASQLFIIEGMDHIFKKVGDDDIEAAKSYTDPSFPLHPEFVSTLINFVKQ is encoded by the coding sequence ATGAAAAAATTCCTTCTCCTATTTTTAGTTCCATGTTTTGTGATGGCTCAAGATGCTTTTAAAATGGAAAAAAGAGATGCTGAGGTCAATCCTACAACCTTAGACCTCAATGAATTTATAAAGGGAACACTTTTGATCCCTGAAACTACAGAGCCTGTACCATTGGTGTTGCTGTTTACCGGTAGCGGACCTAACGATCGCAACGGAAATAGTATGATGACTCGCAACGATTCACACAAGCAACTGGCCAACGTTTTGTTAGAAAATAATATTGCTTCTTATCGATATGATAAGCGCAGTTTTACTTTAGTTAAGGAGAGAAAGCCTACTGACGACATCAGCTTTGATGATTTTGTTACTGATGCTCAAACGGTAGTCGCAAACTTTACAGACGATCAAAGATTTTCTAAGATTATTCTTGCAGGCCACAGTCAAGGATCACTAGTCGCCATGCTTGCGATTGATGAAAATGTAGATGGCTTTGTTTCAATCGCTGGCCCTGCAGATCCCATTGATGAAATTATAGTGCAACAAATAGCAGCTCAAGCTCCTGGTCTTGATAAAGAAGCTGCAGCGGTGTTTGCACAAATGAAAACCCAAGATAGTGTAGTAACCAAGGTGAATCCATATCTAACATCTATCGTTGGTCCTGGAATTCAGCCTTTCATGAAATCATGGATGGTATATAATCCTAAAGTTTTGATTAGCGATTTGAATATCCCAGTCTTGATTATAAATGGAAATAGAGATCGACAGGTCGATCCAAGTCAAGCCAAAATACTTCATGAAGCATTGCCAGCGTCACAGTTATTCATTATTGAAGGTATGGATCACATCTTTAAGAAAGTAGGTGACGATGATATTGAAGCTGCAAAAAGCTATACAGATCCTAGCTTCCCATTACATCCAGAGTTCGTTAGTACTCTAATTAATTTTGTCAAGCAATAG
- a CDS encoding TIGR03643 family protein, which produces MAKAKELIEDLDERSIDRIIEMAWEDRTPFGAIEFQFGVSEQEVITIMRDQMKASSFRMWRERVQGRATKHRALRDPEMDTFKSSRQKNITHNKISKR; this is translated from the coding sequence ATGGCGAAAGCAAAAGAACTTATAGAAGATTTAGACGAACGCTCCATAGATCGCATTATAGAGATGGCATGGGAAGACCGCACACCGTTTGGCGCGATTGAGTTCCAGTTTGGAGTCAGTGAACAGGAAGTGATCACCATCATGCGTGATCAAATGAAAGCCAGTAGTTTTAGAATGTGGAGAGAACGTGTTCAAGGCCGTGCTACCAAACACCGCGCTCTAAGAGATCCAGAAATGGACACCTTCAAATCTAGTCGCCAAAAGAACATCACGCACAATAAGATCTCTAAGAGATAG
- a CDS encoding DUF4369 domain-containing protein, translating to MRATLILFLSLLILSSCEQETQNRFAVQGTIKGLKVGSVLLQKVQDSTLITLDSVALDGSSDFKLTYDLTEPEFLYLYLDVKDGSKYDDRIGFFAEDTIMTINSNLQSFEEDAEVLGSKNQLLLATFKENTSKLDAVYTDLMKRSMELSTEENPSAIEIESLNADYDKYLRKRILYALNYASVHKDNEVAPFILLQEGFDANPKLVDSIYNMMPKKIQTSLYGKNLSEMIKKAKLN from the coding sequence ATGAGAGCAACCCTAATTCTTTTCCTATCCCTATTAATTCTTAGCTCTTGTGAGCAAGAAACCCAAAACCGATTTGCTGTACAAGGCACCATAAAAGGTTTGAAGGTTGGTAGCGTCTTGTTGCAGAAAGTTCAGGATTCCACCTTGATAACATTGGATAGTGTTGCACTTGATGGCTCGAGTGATTTCAAACTCACATATGATCTAACTGAACCAGAGTTTTTATATCTCTACCTCGATGTAAAGGACGGATCTAAATATGATGATCGCATAGGATTTTTTGCAGAGGATACAATTATGACGATCAATTCAAATCTCCAAAGTTTTGAAGAAGATGCTGAAGTGTTAGGATCAAAAAACCAATTGCTACTGGCCACTTTCAAGGAAAATACTTCTAAACTGGATGCTGTTTACACTGATTTGATGAAACGCAGTATGGAATTGAGCACAGAAGAAAATCCATCTGCAATTGAAATTGAGTCTCTTAATGCAGACTATGATAAGTATTTGAGAAAGCGCATTCTTTATGCCTTGAATTATGCCAGTGTCCATAAGGATAATGAAGTGGCACCGTTTATACTACTACAAGAAGGATTTGATGCCAACCCTAAACTGGTTGACAGCATCTACAATATGATGCCAAAAAAAATTCAGACAAGTCTTTATGGAAAAAACCTGTCTGAAATGATTAAGAAAGCAAAGCTTAATTAG
- the idi gene encoding isopentenyl-diphosphate Delta-isomerase: MEEKVILVNEKDEQIGTMEKIEAHEKALLHRAFSVFVLNDQNEIMLQQRALEKYHSPGLWTNTCCSHQREGESNIAAGKRRLMEEMGFTTDLKELFKFIYIAPFDNGLTEHELDHVMVGTFNEEPNLNPHEVADWKWMTASDVRADIDKQPEIYTEWFKIIFDQYYNHIS; the protein is encoded by the coding sequence TTGGAAGAAAAAGTAATACTAGTCAACGAGAAGGACGAGCAAATAGGTACCATGGAAAAGATTGAGGCTCATGAAAAGGCCTTGCTTCATAGGGCTTTTTCCGTTTTTGTACTCAATGACCAGAATGAAATCATGCTCCAGCAGCGAGCACTTGAAAAATACCACTCACCAGGATTATGGACCAACACCTGTTGTAGCCATCAACGTGAGGGCGAGTCAAACATTGCAGCTGGCAAACGACGCTTGATGGAGGAAATGGGATTCACCACAGATCTTAAAGAGCTTTTCAAGTTTATCTATATCGCACCTTTTGATAATGGTTTGACAGAACATGAGCTGGATCATGTCATGGTAGGAACATTCAATGAAGAACCTAACTTAAACCCTCATGAAGTGGCAGATTGGAAATGGATGACCGCTAGCGACGTGCGTGCAGATATTGACAAACAACCAGAAATTTATACAGAGTGGTTCAAGATCATCTTTGATCAATACTACAATCATATCTCATGA
- a CDS encoding alpha-ketoglutarate-dependent dioxygenase AlkB family protein, producing MSVWQDTPRPIIALEKHFVLVCMHNNFNSLTNLNIPDAQVHYDGDFYAFAKAEQLQTALREQTPWRQNKITVFGKTYDEPRLTQLYGDNQMEYSYSGITFKALEWSPVLTSIKKDIEAATGHEFNICLVNLYRTGADSNGWHADNEAELGRNPVIASISLGQERFFHLRHNENKEWRYKFPLKHGSLLLMAGETQHTYKHQIAKTKREIQPRINLTFRKVIGRNT from the coding sequence TTGAGTGTCTGGCAAGATACGCCGCGACCCATCATTGCCCTAGAAAAGCACTTTGTTTTAGTATGCATGCATAATAATTTCAATTCTCTTACTAACCTTAATATTCCAGATGCCCAGGTGCACTATGATGGTGACTTTTACGCTTTCGCGAAAGCGGAACAACTTCAAACCGCATTGCGAGAACAAACGCCATGGCGACAAAACAAGATCACGGTATTCGGGAAAACCTATGATGAACCGCGATTGACGCAACTCTATGGCGACAATCAAATGGAATACAGCTATAGCGGGATCACCTTCAAAGCGCTGGAATGGTCGCCCGTCTTAACATCCATCAAGAAAGATATTGAAGCCGCAACAGGTCACGAGTTCAATATTTGCCTGGTCAACCTCTACAGAACCGGTGCAGATTCCAACGGCTGGCATGCAGATAATGAGGCAGAATTGGGCCGTAATCCAGTGATTGCATCAATTAGTTTGGGACAGGAACGCTTTTTTCATTTGCGCCACAACGAGAATAAAGAATGGCGCTACAAATTTCCCTTAAAACATGGGAGTCTATTGCTCATGGCAGGCGAGACCCAACATACCTACAAACATCAAATAGCAAAAACAAAACGGGAAATCCAGCCTCGGATTAACCTGACCTTTAGAAAAGTTATAGGTCGCAATACTTAA
- a CDS encoding type I phosphomannose isomerase catalytic subunit, which yields MKWYPIIFKPIYKEKIWGGSKLNDLKSLDSPISKLGESWEISDVGDTISVVSNGELAGISLNELLEKHSLEVLGKRVKDRFGKRFPLLIKYIDTARDLSVQLHPDDETAQKKHGSFGKTEMWYVMDAQEDARLTLGFEEASSKSAFAKAISSNNVPALLNYENVKPGESFLIQPGFIHAIGAGVTLAEIQQSSDITYRIYDYERTDDDGNQRELHIEDSIAMADYSKAESYRLNYDHDTLGVQELAKTSYFETFVLQFTGRFNLELKSGSSFTILMNVGEACELIHDGQSYGFGYAQTYLIPAALKDLQANCLGQGKLLTVSI from the coding sequence ATGAAATGGTATCCAATCATTTTCAAACCCATCTATAAAGAGAAAATCTGGGGTGGCTCAAAGTTGAACGATCTAAAATCGCTGGATTCGCCTATATCAAAATTGGGTGAGAGTTGGGAAATTAGCGATGTAGGCGATACCATATCTGTCGTGAGTAATGGAGAGTTAGCAGGTATTTCATTAAATGAATTGCTGGAAAAACATAGCCTTGAGGTACTGGGTAAGCGCGTTAAGGATCGATTTGGGAAGCGCTTTCCTCTTCTTATCAAATACATTGATACGGCGCGCGATCTATCCGTTCAGTTGCATCCAGATGATGAGACAGCACAGAAAAAGCACGGTAGCTTCGGTAAGACAGAGATGTGGTATGTGATGGACGCACAAGAAGATGCACGATTGACTCTGGGATTTGAGGAGGCTTCCAGTAAGTCCGCTTTCGCGAAAGCGATATCATCCAACAACGTCCCTGCATTATTAAATTATGAGAACGTAAAACCAGGTGAGTCCTTTCTTATCCAACCAGGATTTATTCATGCCATAGGTGCAGGCGTCACGCTTGCAGAAATTCAACAAAGCAGCGATATCACCTACCGAATCTATGATTATGAACGCACTGATGACGACGGTAACCAGCGCGAATTACACATAGAGGACTCTATCGCCATGGCAGATTATAGCAAGGCAGAAAGTTATCGTTTGAACTATGACCATGATACATTAGGAGTTCAAGAACTTGCTAAAACTTCTTATTTTGAAACCTTTGTTCTTCAATTCACTGGAAGATTTAATTTAGAATTAAAATCAGGCTCAAGCTTCACAATACTAATGAATGTAGGTGAAGCGTGTGAACTTATTCATGATGGTCAAAGCTATGGATTTGGATATGCACAGACTTATTTGATACCCGCAGCTTTAAAAGATCTTCAGGCAAACTGCTTAGGACAAGGCAAGTTATTGACCGTATCAATATAG
- a CDS encoding DUF819 domain-containing protein, whose translation MTIQETLIDTSPLITQDTIVFGLLMAALGFVFYTSSRTKGFWQKFYKFVPALLMCYLIPSIMSSFGLIGSEWKTVEDGQIVENSSSLYFMASRYLLPAALVLMTLSIDLKAVFNLGPKALIMFLTGTVGIVIGGPIAILIVSTFSPETVGGAGPDAVWRGLSTIAGSWIGGGANQAAMLEVYQFNDDLYGGMVLVDIVVANIWMAVLLLGIGYSARFDKWTGADVGSIEKLKKKITDYTLSVKREATLTDIMVMLGLGLGAVSIAHFSGDYLSGWMESIESIRENIYLSFLTSQFFWLISIATIIGILLSYTPVKKYEGTGASRIGSIFIYILVATIGVKMDLRQILENPWLILVGLIWISIHAGLLILIAKLTKSPYFFMAVGSQANVGGAASAPVVAAEFHPSLTTVGVLLAVFGYVVGTVGAILCTILMQIAAPA comes from the coding sequence ATGACCATACAAGAAACTCTTATCGATACCTCGCCACTGATAACTCAAGACACCATCGTTTTTGGGCTATTGATGGCAGCTCTAGGTTTTGTATTCTACACTTCATCAAGAACTAAAGGCTTCTGGCAGAAGTTTTATAAGTTCGTTCCAGCTCTATTAATGTGTTATTTAATTCCGTCAATTATGAGTTCTTTTGGATTGATAGGCTCAGAATGGAAAACAGTGGAAGATGGCCAGATCGTAGAAAATAGCTCTTCCCTATATTTTATGGCGTCGCGTTATCTGTTACCAGCAGCACTAGTGTTAATGACCTTAAGCATTGACCTCAAAGCAGTTTTTAATTTAGGTCCCAAAGCCCTGATTATGTTCCTTACTGGAACCGTTGGTATTGTCATAGGTGGTCCTATAGCTATATTGATCGTATCCACATTTAGTCCAGAAACTGTTGGCGGTGCAGGACCAGATGCGGTATGGCGTGGACTGAGTACCATTGCTGGTAGCTGGATAGGTGGTGGCGCTAATCAGGCTGCCATGCTGGAAGTTTACCAATTCAACGACGATTTATACGGCGGCATGGTGCTGGTAGATATTGTTGTGGCTAATATTTGGATGGCTGTGCTTCTGCTTGGGATAGGATATTCCGCTAGATTTGATAAATGGACCGGCGCAGATGTTGGGTCAATAGAAAAACTCAAGAAAAAGATTACTGATTACACCTTGAGCGTGAAACGCGAGGCCACTCTTACTGATATTATGGTGATGCTTGGACTAGGACTTGGAGCAGTAAGTATTGCTCATTTTAGTGGCGATTACTTATCGGGATGGATGGAAAGTATTGAGTCCATTCGGGAGAATATTTATTTGAGCTTTTTGACGAGTCAGTTTTTCTGGCTTATCTCTATCGCTACGATTATAGGAATTCTACTATCCTATACTCCAGTCAAAAAATATGAAGGAACTGGTGCCTCCAGAATTGGGAGCATATTTATTTACATTTTGGTGGCAACTATAGGTGTAAAAATGGACTTGAGGCAGATACTGGAAAATCCGTGGTTGATTCTAGTGGGCTTGATCTGGATTTCTATTCATGCTGGATTACTTATTCTAATAGCAAAATTGACCAAATCTCCTTATTTCTTTATGGCGGTAGGTAGTCAGGCAAATGTTGGTGGTGCTGCTAGCGCACCAGTTGTAGCGGCAGAATTTCATCCATCACTCACCACGGTTGGTGTTTTGTTAGCTGTTTTTGGCTACGTTGTGGGAACTGTAGGTGCAATATTATGTACCATTTTAATGCAGATCGCAGCACCTGCATAA
- a CDS encoding peptide chain release factor 3, which yields MKFKDQIARRRTFGIISHPDAGKTTLTEKLLLYGGAIQEAGAVKSNKIKKGAASDFMEIERQRGISVATSVLAFEYDNKKINILDTPGHKDFAEDTFRTLTAVDSVIVVIDVAKGVEEQTEKLVEVCRMRNIPIIVFINKMDREGKDAFDLMDEIEQKLHLRVTPLSFPIGMGYDLKGIYNIAKKNVNLFTGDSVKQRKNLISINDLADPKLDELVGSKAAETLREEIELVTGIYPEYNRQEYLDGKLQPIFFGSALHNFGVKELLDGFIDIAPAPRPKKAEERLVEPDEKEFSGFVFKIHANMDPRHRDRLAFVKVVSGVFERNTAYKHVRLDKNLKFSSPNAFFAEKKEIVDESFPGDIVGLHDTGNFKIGDTLTAGEDLHYKGIPSFSPEHFRYINNADPMKSKQLAKGVDQLMDEGVAQLFTLELNGRKVIGTVGALQFEVIQYRLEHEYGATCSYENLNVHKACWVDTADQNSDEFKDFKRVKAKFLAHDKRGQLVFFADSAFSLQMTQQKYPSIKFHFVSEFDSIAQ from the coding sequence ATGAAATTTAAAGATCAAATAGCCCGCAGAAGAACCTTTGGTATCATCTCGCACCCAGATGCAGGTAAGACCACGCTTACCGAAAAACTACTATTGTATGGTGGTGCTATTCAGGAGGCTGGTGCTGTCAAGTCGAATAAAATCAAGAAAGGTGCAGCTAGTGATTTCATGGAAATTGAAAGACAGCGCGGGATATCTGTAGCCACGTCTGTTCTTGCCTTTGAATATGACAACAAGAAAATAAATATTCTTGACACTCCAGGTCACAAAGACTTTGCAGAAGATACTTTTAGAACCTTGACCGCTGTAGATAGTGTTATCGTTGTGATTGACGTTGCAAAAGGTGTTGAAGAGCAAACTGAAAAGCTTGTTGAAGTGTGTCGCATGCGCAACATTCCTATCATCGTTTTTATCAATAAGATGGATCGCGAGGGAAAGGATGCCTTTGACCTGATGGATGAAATTGAGCAAAAATTGCACTTGAGAGTTACTCCTTTAAGTTTCCCCATAGGAATGGGATATGATTTGAAAGGGATCTACAACATTGCTAAGAAAAATGTGAATCTCTTCACAGGAGATTCCGTTAAACAACGTAAAAATCTAATCTCAATAAATGACCTTGCCGACCCAAAGCTAGACGAATTAGTAGGTTCCAAAGCAGCAGAAACATTAAGAGAAGAAATTGAATTAGTGACAGGAATTTATCCTGAGTACAATCGTCAGGAATATCTTGATGGTAAATTGCAACCCATCTTTTTTGGGAGCGCACTTCACAACTTTGGGGTAAAAGAGTTATTGGATGGATTTATTGATATAGCGCCAGCACCTAGACCAAAAAAAGCAGAAGAACGTTTAGTAGAGCCAGACGAAAAAGAATTCAGCGGCTTTGTATTTAAAATCCATGCAAACATGGATCCTAGACATAGAGATCGGTTGGCATTTGTCAAAGTAGTTAGTGGTGTCTTTGAGCGTAACACAGCTTACAAACACGTGAGACTCGATAAAAATCTGAAATTCTCAAGCCCTAATGCATTCTTTGCAGAAAAGAAAGAAATCGTTGATGAGTCATTCCCAGGAGATATAGTAGGTCTCCATGATACTGGGAACTTTAAAATAGGTGATACACTTACCGCTGGCGAAGATCTGCACTATAAAGGAATTCCTTCTTTTTCTCCGGAGCATTTTAGATACATCAACAATGCTGATCCCATGAAATCAAAGCAACTTGCAAAAGGTGTTGATCAGCTCATGGATGAAGGTGTTGCTCAATTATTCACCTTAGAACTAAATGGTCGTAAAGTTATAGGTACGGTAGGTGCTCTTCAGTTTGAGGTGATTCAATACCGATTGGAACACGAGTATGGAGCTACCTGTTCTTATGAAAATCTAAATGTACATAAGGCTTGTTGGGTAGATACGGCCGACCAAAACTCTGATGAATTTAAAGACTTCAAACGGGTTAAAGCCAAATTCCTTGCTCATGACAAAAGAGGTCAATTAGTCTTCTTTGCAGATTCTGCATTCTCATTGCAAATGACCCAACAAAAATATCCTAGCATCAAATTTCATTTCGTGTCAGAATTTGATAGCATTGCACAGTAA
- a CDS encoding 6-pyruvoyl trahydropterin synthase family protein — protein sequence MRITAYRKAHFNAAHRLYRQDWDDQKNLEVFGKCSNPHYHGHNYDLEVGVTGTVDPETGFLIDLKILKEIIKEHVEDALDHKNLNEEVEEFKNLNPTAENIAFVIYNKIKKQLDSKYDLEIKLYETPRNFVVYTGD from the coding sequence ATGAGAATCACCGCCTACAGGAAAGCGCATTTCAATGCAGCACATAGATTATATCGTCAAGATTGGGATGACCAAAAGAATCTAGAGGTGTTCGGTAAATGCAGTAATCCTCACTATCACGGGCATAATTATGATCTTGAAGTAGGCGTTACTGGAACGGTAGATCCTGAAACTGGTTTTTTGATTGATCTCAAAATCTTAAAAGAAATCATTAAAGAACATGTTGAGGATGCACTAGATCACAAAAACCTTAATGAAGAAGTTGAAGAATTCAAAAACCTAAATCCTACGGCTGAGAATATCGCATTTGTCATCTATAATAAAATTAAAAAACAACTGGATTCTAAATACGACCTAGAAATCAAGTTGTATGAAACGCCGCGCAATTTTGTCGTATACACAGGAGATTGA